One Mya arenaria isolate MELC-2E11 chromosome 5, ASM2691426v1 genomic window carries:
- the LOC128233409 gene encoding zinc finger protein ZPR1-like, with protein MASSVEHKKPLFRNINAEEDDPEVTEIESLCVNCEKQGMTRLFFTKIPFFREVIVSSFKCEHCGNSNAELQPAGRIQDKGVKYTVRITNVKDLNRQFVQTDTATVSIPELDFEAPPNKGALTTVEGIIDRVIEGLNQDQILRRIQHPDDAAKIDTFIGKLEQLKTCQQPFHMVVDDPSGNSFIENPFAPSSDPESKVVHYKRTKAQDAALGLQEQVEEAPREDAPQEFHAKDEVLMFPSNCPGCNSPCQVNMKLVAIPHFKEVVIMALNCDACGLRDTEVKGGGGIESKGRKIILKITDVSDLSRDVLRSEMCCVNIPELDFSTEMSGSAGKFTTLEGLLDDLTTQLRATNPFMMGDSGQKDKISQIDEFCDKLDKIKSGENLDVHIVLDDMTGNSYLQNLYAPESDPNMTVDEYERTFEQNEELGLNNMNTENYQG; from the exons GGGATGACAAGATTGTTTTTCACTAAGATCCCATTTTTTCGTGAAGTGATTGTGTCATCATTCAAGTGTGAGCACTGCGGGAACTCAAATGCTGAGTTGCAGCCAGCTGGGAGGATACAGGACAAGGGCGTTAAATACACCGTCAGGATCACCAATGTAAAG gaTCTTAATCGTCAGTTTGTGCAGACTGACACAGCCACAGTCTCCATCCCAGAACTCGACTTTGAGGCTCCACCAAATAAAGGAG CACTGACCACAGTGGAAGGCATCATTGACAGAGTGATAGAGGGCCTCAATCAGGACCAGATCTTACGTAGG ATCCAGCACCCAGATGATGCAGCAAAGATTGATACCTTCATAGGCAAGCTAGAGCAGTTGAAGACATGTCAACAACCCTTTCATATG GTTGTGGATGATCCAAGTGGGAACAGCTTTATTGAGAACCCAT TTGCCCCGAGTTCTGATCCAGAATCTAAGGTGGTCCACTACAAAAGGACGAAGGCACAAGATGCAGCGTTGGGCCTGCAGGAACAG GTTGAGGAGGCGCCACGGGAAGATGCTCCTCAGGAATTCCATGCTAAAGATGAG GTTCTAATGTTTCCTAGCAACTGTCCTGGTTGTAACTCACCCTGCCAGGTGAACATGAAGCTTGTTG CCATCCCCCACTTCAAGGAGGTGGTGATAATGGCGTTGAACTGCGATGCCTGTGGGCTACGAGACACTGAAGTGAAGGGGGGTGGGGGTATCGAGTCTAAGGGACGGAAAATCATCCTCAAAATCACAGATGTCAGTGATCTCTCTAGGGACGTGCTTAGG AGTGAGATGTGTTGTGTGAACATTCCAGAGCTTGACTTCTCCACGGAGATGTCGGGTAGTGCAGGGAAGTTTACCACCTTGGAGGGGCTACTTGATGACCTTACTACGCAG CTTCGAGCAACAAACCCGTTTATGATGGGAGACAGCGGCCAGAAAGATAAAATCTCACAAATAGACGAGTTCTGTGATAAACTCGACAAG ATCAAGAGTGGAGAGAACCTGGATGTGCACATTGTGTTGGACGACATGACGGGCAACAGTTATCTACAG AACCTGTATGCCCCGGAATCAGACCCCAACATGACGGTAGATGAATATGAACGGACATTTGAACAGAACGAGGAACTGGGACTCAACAACATGAACACTGAGAATTATCAG GGATGA